One genomic window of Chanos chanos chromosome 13, fChaCha1.1, whole genome shotgun sequence includes the following:
- the tbxas1 gene encoding thromboxane-A synthase: MEVVESLLKTFTVEASGLSVSLGLFLLFLGLLYWYSVHPYSVLSRHGIKHPKPMPFFGNLMLFRRGFFEAHADLINKYGKVCGYYLGRRAVIVVADPDMLRQIMVKEFNNFPNRMKFGAATKPMSESLLMLRNEKWKRVRSILTPSFSAAKMKEMVPLINTATDTLLNNLTAYAESGESFDIHRCFGCFTMDVIASVAFGTQVDSQNDPNDPFVHHAQKFFTFSFFRPILLFFMAFPFLIGPLAGIIPNKRRDEMNGFFINCIQKIIKQRDELPVEQRRRDFLQLMLEARSSKELVSLEHFDVVNHADEQAYGQQGSAHAADGQENGAAGESPKRGPQKRMMTEDEIVGQAFLFLLAGYETSSNTLAFVCYLLAVHPECQEKVQREVDDFYARHESPDYNNVQELKYLDMVVSEALRLYPPGFRFAREVEHDCVINGQFLPKGMILEIPAGYLHYDPQHWPDPEKFIPERFTAEAKANRHPFVYLPFGAGPRSCVGMRLALLEIKMSLVKVFQRFSIVACEDTKVPLELKSNTTLGPKSGIFVKIVKRETSVEPQNQ, encoded by the exons GTATTCAGTGCACCCCTACTCTGTGTTGTCGCGACATGGCATTAAACACCCCAAACCTATGCCGTTCTTCGGGAACCTGATGCTTTTTCGACGG GGCTTTTTTGAGGCTCATGCAGACCTGATTAACAAGTATGGGAAAGTATGCGG ttATTATCTTGGCAGAAGGGCAGTGATCGTGGTGGCTGACCCAGACATGCTTAGACAGATTATGGTAAAGGAGTTCAACAACTTCCCCAACAGAATG aaatTCGGAGCTGCCACCAAGCCCATGAGTGAGTCTCTGCTTATGCTGAGGAATGAGAAATGGAAACGAGTGAGAAGTATCCTCACGCCATCTTTCAGTGCCGCCAAGATGAAGGAG ATGGTTCCTCTGATCAATACAGCCACTGACACTTTATTGAACAACCTGACAGCGTACGCTGAATCTGGAGAAAGCTTTGACATTCACAG GTGTTTTGGCTGCTTCACCATGGACGTGATCGCAAGTGTGGCCTTTGGAACTCAGGTCGACTCTCAGAATGACCCTAATGACCCCTTCGTCCATCACGCCCAGAAGTTCTTCACTTTCTCCTTCTTCAGACCAATCCTGTTGTTCTTCA tGGCTTTTCCTTTCCTAATTGGCCCTCTGGCTGGCATCATTCCCAACAAAAGGAGGGATGAGATGAATGGTTTTTTCATCAACTGCATCCAGAAGATcatcaaacagagagatgagctgCCAGTCGAGCAG AGACGGCGCGACTTCCTGCAGCTGATGCTGGAGGCGAGGAGCAGCAAAGAGCTGGTGTCGCTGGAACACTTCGACGTGGTCAACCACGCCGACGAACAGGCCTACGGCCAGCAGGGCTCCGCGCACGCGGCCGACGGACAGGAGAACGGGGCGGCGGGAGAGTCGCCCAAACGCGGGCCGCAGAAGAGGATGATGACGGAGGACGAGATCGTGGGGCAGGCGTTCCTCTTCCTCCTGGCGGGGTACGAGACCAGCAGCAACACGCTGGCCTTCGTCTGTTACCTGTTGGCCGTTCACCCGGAGTGCCAGGAAAAAGTGCAAAGAGAGGTGGACGACTTCTACGCCAGACAC GAATCTCCAGATTACAACAACGTTCAGGAATTGAAATATTTAGACATGGTAGTCTCTGAAGCCCTGCGTCTGTACCCCCCAGGATTTAG GTTTGCGAGAGAAGTCGAGCATGACTGTGTTATAAACGGGCAGTTTCTGCCTAAAGGAATGATTCTGGAGATCCCAGCAGGCTATCTACACTACGACCCACAACACTGGCCCGACCCAGAGAAGTTCATTCCGGAGAG GTTCACAGCAGAAGCCAAGGCCAACCGACACCCCTTTGTGTATCTGCCCTTTGGGGCAGGTCCTCGCAGCTGTGTTGGCATGAGACTAGCTCTGCTCGAGATCAAAATGTCTCTCGTCAAAGTGTTTCAGAGATTCAGTATCGTGGCCTGTGAGGATACAAAG gtTCCTCTGGAACTGAAATCTAACACCACACTGGGGCCCAAGAGCGGCATATTTGTCAAGATTGTCAAGAGAGAGACCTCAGTGGAACCTCAGAACCAGTAA